In Desulforhopalus sp., a single window of DNA contains:
- a CDS encoding energy-coupling factor ABC transporter ATP-binding protein has protein sequence MLYEINQLTRVHYGRTILDIPALTIPGGEICSLTGPNGAGKSTLLHLLAFLDIPTTGTIRFMSAPVSYVERSLQPLRRRVVLLDQYPILFTGTVWKNLEFGLKVRNVGRKERKDRIEAALEMVGMQDFATAPAHRLSGGETKRVALARALVVQPEVLLCDEPTANVDSENQEIIQGILTRANRKEKISIIFATHSLSQVQRLADHTLTLMDGKLSEVSRENVFSAVILEQNGGRIVCRLTDDVQISVPAAGHAGSSVTVRLFLDPAKLVILPGDPAEGRPMNVLPGRVVKNTAENGRVKITVDTGVIIDIFLSVAEYTSRPPLIGETVLVHIPDQAITLPSPGR, from the coding sequence ATGCTGTATGAAATCAACCAGCTCACCCGGGTCCACTATGGACGGACGATTCTCGATATCCCGGCCTTGACCATCCCCGGCGGAGAAATCTGCAGCTTGACCGGCCCCAACGGCGCAGGCAAATCTACCTTGCTCCATCTCCTTGCTTTTCTCGACATCCCGACTACCGGCACCATTCGCTTTATGTCTGCCCCGGTCAGTTATGTTGAACGGTCCTTGCAGCCCCTGCGGCGGCGGGTGGTTCTCCTTGATCAATATCCCATATTGTTCACCGGCACGGTATGGAAGAACCTCGAATTCGGCCTGAAGGTGCGCAATGTCGGCAGAAAGGAACGGAAAGACCGTATTGAAGCGGCCCTGGAGATGGTCGGCATGCAGGATTTTGCCACCGCCCCGGCGCACCGGCTTTCCGGCGGCGAGACCAAGCGGGTTGCCCTGGCACGGGCCCTGGTTGTTCAGCCGGAAGTGCTTCTCTGCGATGAGCCGACGGCCAATGTCGACAGCGAGAATCAGGAAATTATCCAAGGTATCCTGACTCGGGCCAACAGAAAGGAAAAAATCTCAATAATCTTTGCCACTCACTCCCTTTCCCAGGTGCAGCGGCTGGCCGATCATACCCTGACCCTGATGGACGGCAAACTGTCCGAGGTGTCGCGCGAAAACGTCTTTTCCGCGGTCATCTTGGAGCAAAACGGGGGGAGGATTGTCTGCCGGCTGACGGACGATGTCCAGATATCCGTGCCCGCGGCGGGCCATGCCGGCAGCAGTGTCACGGTGCGCCTCTTTCTTGACCCGGCAAAGCTCGTCATCTTACCCGGCGACCCGGCAGAGGGCCGGCCGATGAATGTGCTGCCGGGAAGGGTTGTGAAAAATACCGCGGAAAATGGCCGGGTAAAGATCACCGTCGATACCGGCGTCATCATTGATATCTTCCTTTCCGTGGCTGAGTATACCAGCAGGCCGCCGCTCATCGGTGAAACGGTCCTTGTACATATCCCTGATCAGGCGATAACGCTTCCCTCGCCAGGAAGATGA
- a CDS encoding ABC transporter permease, which translates to MELLFESFKAALQLMMAWDQELLVIVGCSLKVSGLATLFATIIGLPLGFTIAFTTFPGKRFTLTCLNTLLALPTVVIGLLVYTFVSRKGMFGSFGLLYTQKAMIIGQIILIIPVISTMTIAAISRIDRRYRLTALTLGANRLQMAWVIFFEARFGVIAAVIAAYGRVIAEIGISMMLGGNAKGFTRTMTTAMALEYDKGEFVLAVALGMILMGLAFAINLLFHIFQGKVGSDAV; encoded by the coding sequence ATGGAATTGTTATTCGAGAGCTTTAAAGCCGCCCTGCAGCTGATGATGGCCTGGGACCAGGAACTCCTGGTCATCGTCGGCTGCTCGCTCAAGGTGAGTGGGCTGGCGACGCTGTTTGCCACGATAATCGGTTTGCCGCTTGGTTTTACCATCGCCTTTACGACTTTTCCCGGCAAACGTTTCACCCTGACCTGTCTCAACACCCTCCTCGCCCTGCCGACGGTAGTCATCGGTCTGCTGGTGTACACCTTCGTTTCCCGCAAGGGGATGTTCGGCTCCTTCGGTTTGCTGTATACCCAGAAGGCCATGATTATCGGGCAGATCATCCTCATCATCCCGGTGATTTCGACGATGACCATTGCCGCAATAAGCCGGATTGACAGGAGATACCGCTTAACCGCTCTGACCCTCGGGGCAAATCGTCTGCAGATGGCCTGGGTCATCTTTTTTGAGGCACGTTTCGGGGTCATTGCCGCGGTTATCGCCGCCTATGGCCGGGTTATTGCCGAGATCGGCATATCGATGATGCTCGGCGGCAACGCCAAGGGTTTCACCCGGACCATGACCACTGCCATGGCCCTTGAATACGACAAGGGCGAGTTCGTTCTCGCGGTTGCCCTGGGGATGATCCTGATGGGCCTGGCCTTTGCCATCAATCTGCTCTTTCATATCTTTCAGGGGAAGGTCGGGTCCGATGCTGTATGA
- a CDS encoding helix-turn-helix transcriptional regulator has protein sequence MAQNYDTKFLTTREVAKLLKVNEKMVYSLVNDKGLPATKITGKWMFPQRLVEEWLEMNILNFRQNKMEKSAESGRLLLAGSDDLLFGQTLSLFHKKSHGIVAFFANLGSMGGLRSLRRGLCHIGVCHLLQDDNNEYNFDFAEKELDRLPVFVNFSKREQGILLQKGNPKNIRSIADLARQGVRIVNRPLGTGTRLLLDYEIAKSDISSSAISGYQTEVSRHLDVGLAILSGQADAGPAIRPVAGLLGLDFLPLRWERFDLLVAREHFFEQGVQQFLGMLHDPAFRKLADSFAGYDLSLCGTMVFPDNVNNGE, from the coding sequence ATGGCACAGAATTACGATACGAAATTTCTGACCACGCGGGAGGTTGCAAAGCTCCTCAAGGTCAACGAAAAGATGGTCTATTCCCTGGTCAATGATAAGGGCCTGCCGGCGACGAAGATTACCGGCAAATGGATGTTTCCCCAAAGACTCGTTGAGGAATGGCTGGAGATGAACATCCTCAACTTCCGCCAGAACAAGATGGAAAAGTCGGCGGAATCCGGGAGGTTGTTGCTCGCCGGCAGCGATGATCTTCTTTTTGGCCAGACCTTGTCGCTTTTTCATAAAAAGTCCCACGGTATCGTCGCCTTTTTCGCCAATCTCGGCAGCATGGGAGGGTTGAGAAGTTTACGCCGCGGCTTGTGTCATATCGGTGTGTGTCACCTGCTTCAGGATGACAACAACGAATACAATTTCGATTTCGCCGAGAAGGAACTTGACCGGTTGCCGGTCTTCGTCAATTTCAGCAAACGTGAACAAGGGATTCTGCTGCAGAAGGGCAATCCGAAAAACATCCGATCGATCGCCGATCTCGCCCGCCAAGGGGTACGTATCGTCAACCGCCCTCTCGGTACCGGAACCCGGTTGCTGCTTGATTACGAGATTGCCAAATCCGATATATCCTCCTCGGCGATAAGCGGCTATCAAACTGAAGTTTCCAGGCATTTGGATGTGGGCCTGGCAATTTTGTCGGGTCAGGCCGATGCCGGCCCGGCGATTCGTCCAGTGGCAGGGCTCCTTGGTCTGGATTTTCTACCCCTTCGCTGGGAACGCTTTGACCTCCTGGTTGCCAGGGAACACTTTTTTGAGCAGGGCGTTCAGCAGTTTTTGGGCATGCTGCACGATCCGGCCTTCCGAAAACTTGCCGACTCATTTGCCGGCTATGATCTATCGCTGTGTGGAACAATGGTTTTTCCTGATAATGTTAACAATGGAGAATGA
- a CDS encoding substrate-binding domain-containing protein has protein sequence MKKIALAVTGLFFLVAGATASVAAEEKILKMSTTTSTESSGLLDVLLPAFEKDEGIKVKVIAKGTGAAIRDGIDGNVDVIFVHAIDREKDFVEKGYGTKRFAVMHNDFVIIGPAADPAAIKGLKDSAEALKKIAAAKAPFVSRGDDSGTHTKEQEMWAATKLPLADHGLKITKDGKETVVPAKKPADSDSWYISIGQGMGKTITYAEEKQAYALADRGTYISYKYGKKPAVDLEILFEGDELLANPYGVIPVNPAKHPHVQYDMAMKFANWLVSAKGQGLIAGFRLEGKQLFFPDAIK, from the coding sequence ATGAAAAAAATCGCTTTGGCAGTGACAGGTTTGTTTTTCCTGGTAGCAGGCGCGACCGCTTCGGTGGCGGCGGAGGAGAAAATCCTCAAGATGTCGACCACCACCAGCACTGAGTCCTCTGGGCTTCTCGATGTCCTGCTGCCGGCCTTTGAAAAGGATGAGGGCATCAAGGTCAAGGTTATCGCCAAGGGAACCGGTGCGGCGATTCGTGATGGTATTGACGGCAATGTCGATGTCATCTTTGTCCATGCTATAGACCGGGAGAAGGATTTTGTTGAGAAGGGCTACGGCACCAAACGTTTTGCCGTGATGCATAACGATTTTGTCATAATTGGCCCGGCTGCCGATCCTGCCGCCATTAAGGGTTTGAAGGATTCCGCCGAGGCACTGAAGAAAATTGCCGCGGCAAAGGCACCGTTTGTTTCGCGCGGTGATGATAGCGGTACCCATACCAAGGAGCAGGAAATGTGGGCAGCCACCAAGCTGCCCCTCGCCGATCATGGCCTGAAGATCACCAAGGATGGCAAAGAGACGGTGGTTCCCGCCAAGAAACCGGCCGATTCCGACAGCTGGTATATCTCCATTGGCCAGGGCATGGGCAAGACCATAACCTATGCCGAGGAAAAACAGGCCTATGCCCTTGCCGACCGCGGCACCTATATCAGCTACAAGTATGGCAAAAAACCGGCAGTTGATCTGGAGATTCTTTTTGAAGGTGACGAACTTCTTGCCAATCCTTATGGCGTTATCCCCGTCAACCCCGCCAAACATCCGCATGTCCAGTACGATATGGCGATGAAATTCGCCAACTGGCTGGTATCGGCGAAGGGGCAGGGGCTCATCGCCGGCTTCCGTCTGGAGGGCAAACAGCTGTTCTTTCCCGATGCGATAAAATAG
- a CDS encoding P-II family nitrogen regulator, with protein sequence MKFVTAIIKPYKLNDVREALTSVGVNGVTVTEVKGFGRQKGHTEIYRGAEYVVEFLPKIKIEAAIADDLLGKTIEAIKKAAHTGQIGDGKIFVFDLEQIMRIRTGETGGEAI encoded by the coding sequence ATGAAATTTGTCACAGCCATTATCAAGCCATACAAACTGAATGATGTGCGGGAAGCGCTTACCTCCGTTGGCGTCAACGGGGTGACGGTGACCGAGGTGAAGGGGTTTGGCCGTCAGAAAGGCCATACCGAGATCTATCGCGGCGCAGAATACGTCGTCGAGTTTTTACCGAAGATAAAAATTGAGGCGGCCATTGCCGATGATCTTCTCGGCAAGACCATTGAGGCGATCAAGAAGGCGGCACACACCGGGCAGATTGGCGATGGAAAAATCTTCGTCTTCGATCTTGAGCAAATAATGCGTATTCGTACCGGAGAAACCGGCGGCGAAGCTATCTGA
- a CDS encoding DUF3732 domain-containing protein, producing MSWRIKSLILYQRDGNDKRVLKFNTHGVNVITGNSQTGKSAVLDILNYVLMSKSCPIPKGIIRQAVSHVGGHFIGPDSELIILRPLPDPGSKVSTQGWYQLGKRLTFPDEVPDMASNREVIRDVLSSFTGISGAAVLSNPKEPWQAVQAEANIRHAAPLIFQPQDIVANRYVSVPGLDLENHRRHMLDALPFLLGIENAEFLSDRVRLRHLKGKIRELKMRGQERQRLRANTFARGHKLWLEAQGVGLIDGKIPESVPELLVMLRDLHVDDEKRFNIATVVPNIRELEARELDTRKAVQNQRKRIKSLLDFEQAAEIHQDVVARQINKLSVADLLPTAYVGENCPVCNSNTFATEIHREQLKMTLSSLENIRAVPLKVDVKARKARIRLEEDLVPLEEAHEAARAKLRDAVAVISKNAKWLAGDRAIDRLLGRVAEYLRTVDIGDMDDEDAGLAGLISEADKLQKKINSIWKRREKTQNEIDTRMTSWARRMEVEFKEGNASISVEDLAITVQVDPNSDEMTSLSEIGSGANWVCYHLAGILAIHDHLSKNDCPVPRTLLIDQPSQAWFPEELKDTDKEGNLIPRKSEDANRVRDIYQLLSEISAQNKFSQIIVMDHARFADQWFMDLVRYEWRHGNKLVPEHWIH from the coding sequence ATGAGTTGGCGAATAAAGAGTCTCATCCTGTACCAGCGAGACGGAAATGACAAACGGGTCCTAAAATTCAACACCCATGGGGTCAATGTAATCACCGGCAATAGCCAGACAGGAAAATCCGCTGTTTTGGACATCCTCAATTACGTTCTCATGAGCAAATCGTGCCCTATTCCAAAGGGCATCATCCGCCAAGCCGTATCACACGTAGGAGGACATTTCATCGGTCCAGATAGCGAATTAATAATCCTGCGTCCTCTCCCGGACCCTGGATCAAAGGTGTCTACACAAGGATGGTACCAGTTAGGGAAGAGACTGACCTTTCCGGACGAAGTACCTGACATGGCGTCAAATCGTGAAGTCATTCGCGATGTACTCTCCTCGTTTACGGGAATCAGCGGTGCCGCTGTTCTTTCTAACCCAAAGGAACCGTGGCAGGCTGTCCAAGCAGAGGCAAACATTCGCCATGCTGCTCCTCTAATCTTTCAACCCCAAGACATTGTCGCCAACCGATATGTAAGCGTCCCCGGGTTAGATCTTGAAAATCATCGCAGACACATGCTTGACGCTCTTCCATTCTTACTTGGCATTGAAAATGCGGAGTTCCTTTCCGATAGGGTCCGACTTCGTCACCTCAAAGGAAAAATTCGCGAACTGAAAATGCGCGGACAGGAACGACAACGATTGCGTGCCAATACCTTCGCGCGAGGTCATAAGTTGTGGCTTGAAGCCCAAGGTGTGGGCTTGATAGATGGAAAGATACCAGAATCGGTTCCTGAACTTCTAGTGATGCTCCGTGATCTTCATGTTGACGACGAGAAGCGGTTCAATATTGCGACCGTCGTGCCGAATATCCGCGAACTAGAGGCTCGCGAACTGGATACTCGCAAGGCCGTGCAAAACCAACGGAAACGAATTAAGAGCTTGTTGGATTTTGAGCAGGCGGCTGAAATTCATCAGGATGTTGTTGCAAGGCAGATCAACAAACTCTCCGTTGCAGACCTCCTACCCACAGCTTATGTTGGTGAAAATTGCCCAGTCTGTAACTCAAACACCTTTGCCACAGAGATCCACCGTGAACAATTGAAAATGACCCTGTCCTCTCTCGAAAACATTCGTGCCGTTCCCCTTAAGGTTGATGTTAAGGCAAGAAAGGCCCGCATTCGATTGGAGGAGGACTTGGTCCCGTTGGAGGAAGCACATGAAGCTGCTAGGGCCAAACTTCGCGATGCAGTTGCAGTCATCTCCAAAAATGCAAAGTGGCTTGCGGGCGACAGAGCAATTGACCGCCTACTCGGCAGAGTTGCGGAATATCTCCGCACGGTTGACATTGGTGACATGGATGATGAAGATGCGGGGCTGGCTGGCCTCATTTCAGAAGCTGATAAATTACAGAAAAAGATCAATTCCATTTGGAAACGGAGAGAGAAAACACAAAACGAAATTGATACGCGTATGACCAGCTGGGCCAGACGTATGGAAGTCGAATTCAAAGAAGGAAATGCATCGATTTCTGTCGAAGACCTAGCGATCACAGTTCAAGTCGACCCGAACAGCGACGAAATGACTAGTTTATCAGAAATTGGGAGCGGTGCTAATTGGGTTTGCTACCATCTTGCAGGCATATTGGCCATCCATGACCACCTCTCCAAAAACGATTGTCCCGTCCCACGAACACTTCTTATAGATCAACCTAGTCAAGCATGGTTCCCAGAGGAGCTTAAGGATACGGACAAAGAAGGTAATTTGATCCCACGCAAATCCGAAGACGCAAACCGCGTACGCGACATCTACCAGTTACTCAGCGAAATCAGCGCCCAGAACAAATTCTCTCAAATTATTGTGATGGATCACGCGAGGTTTGCTGACCAATGGTTTATGGATTTGGTTCGCTACGAATGGCGACATGGGAATAAACTCGTGCCAGAGCATTGGATACATTAG
- a CDS encoding ATP-binding protein produces the protein MSLDPLILNLQHDLLVNILPFSEDINKFAAQFTTQLREIIGARVIALFERQRQGEFHLVGVCPSRKRIFFEQDECRQLIAIAASMEQPFFIQSREGEAGALLEKIGIQTSFAIPLVTGGETQGLLLLLDLMDPRGTDQIFATVRELSGLLALILKNAFLFRNMEYLVAERTRELVASEARAQSILRAAMDGFLMVGGTGEIIDANDAYCRMSGYPRQQLLKMNITELNHDTSSEEVSGHILQIQTGNNIRFETTHRRNDGSLLPLEVSVQVSPEKDNERFAFLRDLSLQKKSEQQQHLLQDQLLQAQKMESVGRLAGGVAHDFNNMLGVILGYAEFILEGTDNSDPRYGPIIEITKAARRSADLTRQLLAFARKQTVMPKVLDLNETVGGMLNMLKRLLGENIRLNWLPGRNLHRVRLDPSQIDQILANLCVNARDAIKGTGYITIETTNQTIDETYCSGHLEAVPGNYVVLAVSDNGCGMPPEVKDRIFEPFFTTKGVGEGTGLGLATVYGIVKQNSGFITVYSEPGHGSTFRLIFPAHRDQQEVTERSEAGAIVGGKETVLLVEDEKAIREMTATMLSRLGYKVLSAATPSEAMQHALDYQEDIHLLLTDVIMPEMNGRELARQILKLHPKLVCMFMSGYTADIIAHHGVLAPGVNFLQKPFSKTELNTGIRQALQGQGHAE, from the coding sequence ATGTCGCTTGACCCCCTCATTCTCAACCTGCAACACGACTTATTGGTAAATATCCTGCCATTTTCAGAGGATATCAATAAATTCGCGGCACAGTTCACCACCCAGCTTCGAGAAATTATTGGTGCTAGAGTCATCGCTCTTTTTGAAAGACAGCGGCAGGGAGAATTCCATTTGGTCGGAGTCTGCCCATCCCGAAAGCGTATTTTTTTCGAACAAGACGAATGCCGACAACTCATCGCCATCGCCGCCAGCATGGAGCAGCCTTTTTTTATTCAATCGAGAGAAGGCGAGGCGGGAGCTTTACTGGAAAAAATTGGCATTCAGACATCTTTTGCCATTCCTTTGGTCACCGGCGGTGAAACCCAGGGGCTTTTGCTCCTTCTCGACCTCATGGATCCTAGAGGCACAGATCAAATATTTGCCACTGTCCGGGAACTTTCGGGACTATTGGCCCTGATCCTGAAAAACGCTTTTCTTTTTCGTAACATGGAATACCTGGTTGCTGAACGTACCCGTGAGCTTGTGGCCAGCGAGGCCCGAGCCCAGAGTATTCTGCGGGCTGCCATGGATGGGTTTCTGATGGTGGGTGGCACTGGCGAAATAATCGATGCCAATGACGCCTACTGCCGTATGAGCGGCTATCCGCGCCAGCAACTGCTGAAAATGAACATCACCGAGCTTAATCATGACACGTCATCTGAGGAGGTTTCTGGACATATTCTGCAGATTCAAACTGGCAATAATATCCGCTTTGAGACAACCCATCGCCGCAACGACGGCAGCCTCCTTCCCCTTGAAGTCAGTGTTCAAGTAAGCCCGGAAAAGGACAACGAGCGGTTTGCATTTTTGCGCGACTTAAGCCTTCAGAAAAAAAGCGAACAGCAGCAGCATCTCCTGCAGGATCAATTGCTGCAAGCACAAAAAATGGAATCTGTCGGCAGGCTCGCCGGTGGGGTTGCCCATGACTTCAATAACATGCTCGGAGTCATTTTGGGGTATGCGGAGTTTATTTTAGAAGGTACGGACAATTCCGACCCTCGCTATGGGCCAATCATTGAGATCACCAAGGCTGCTCGAAGATCAGCCGACCTGACCCGGCAACTGCTGGCCTTTGCCCGGAAGCAGACGGTTATGCCTAAAGTGCTCGACCTCAATGAGACAGTCGGCGGAATGTTGAACATGCTGAAAAGATTGCTTGGCGAGAATATCAGGCTGAACTGGCTTCCAGGGCGGAATCTGCACAGAGTGCGGCTCGACCCTTCGCAAATTGACCAAATTCTCGCCAATCTCTGCGTCAACGCAAGAGACGCCATAAAGGGTACAGGGTACATCACCATCGAAACCACCAACCAGACCATCGACGAAACCTATTGCTCCGGCCATCTGGAAGCTGTTCCCGGCAATTACGTGGTTCTTGCGGTGAGCGACAATGGATGCGGAATGCCCCCCGAGGTGAAAGACCGCATATTCGAGCCGTTTTTTACAACAAAAGGTGTCGGGGAAGGAACCGGCCTGGGACTGGCAACCGTCTACGGTATCGTCAAGCAAAACTCGGGGTTTATCACGGTCTACAGCGAACCCGGACATGGCTCGACATTTCGCCTTATTTTCCCCGCCCACAGAGATCAACAAGAAGTAACGGAGAGGAGCGAGGCAGGAGCCATCGTGGGGGGGAAAGAAACTGTACTTCTGGTAGAAGATGAAAAGGCAATACGCGAGATGACGGCTACGATGTTGTCTCGCCTGGGGTACAAGGTATTGTCGGCTGCCACCCCGAGCGAGGCGATGCAACATGCCTTGGATTATCAAGAGGATATTCATCTCCTATTGACCGATGTCATAATGCCGGAAATGAATGGTCGAGAACTTGCTCGCCAAATTCTTAAACTTCACCCAAAATTGGTATGCATGTTCATGTCAGGCTACACTGCCGATATTATTGCTCATCATGGCGTCCTTGCCCCAGGAGTCAACTTCCTGCAAAAGCCCTTCAGCAAGACCGAACTCAATACCGGAATACGCCAAGCCCTACAGGGGCAAGGCCATGCAGAATAA
- the amt gene encoding ammonium transporter encodes MVLVANLAGVAVAADAPVPNKGDTAWMIVATLLVSMMTIPGLALFYGGLVRTKNMLSVLMQVFTVFSLCMVLWVLYGYSLAFTEGNAFFGGFSKIFLKGITVDSVAATFSKGVVIPELIYVFFQATFAAITPALILGAFAERMKFSAVLAFIVLWFTFAYLPIAHMVWYWAGPDAYTDADAAAKAGATAGFLFQKGAIDFAGGTVVHINAAIAGLIGAFMVGKRVGYGRESMAPHSLTMTMIGASLLWVGWFGFNAGSNLEATGLAALAFGNTMTATAAAALSWLFAEWFLKGKPSMLGAASGAVAGLVAITPACGWVGIGGALVIGLMAGVICLWGVNGLKKMLGADDALDVFGVHGVGGILGALMTAIFANPDLGGVGVYDYVANKVADYSTSTQMISQLWAVGTTLLWSGIVSIIAYKLVDMVIGLRVTEDEERQGLDTISHGESAYKY; translated from the coding sequence ATGGTGCTTGTCGCCAACCTTGCCGGTGTCGCAGTTGCCGCCGATGCACCGGTCCCCAATAAAGGCGATACCGCCTGGATGATTGTTGCCACCCTGTTGGTGTCGATGATGACTATCCCCGGCCTCGCTCTGTTCTATGGCGGTCTGGTTCGTACCAAAAATATGCTTTCTGTTTTGATGCAGGTCTTTACGGTGTTTTCTTTGTGCATGGTGTTGTGGGTACTTTACGGCTACAGCCTGGCCTTTACCGAGGGTAACGCCTTTTTCGGCGGGTTCAGCAAGATATTCCTCAAAGGGATAACGGTTGACTCGGTTGCTGCGACCTTTAGTAAAGGGGTTGTGATTCCTGAACTGATCTATGTGTTCTTTCAGGCGACCTTTGCAGCAATTACCCCGGCCCTGATCCTCGGCGCCTTTGCTGAGCGCATGAAATTCTCGGCAGTTCTGGCCTTTATTGTCCTGTGGTTCACCTTCGCCTATCTGCCGATCGCCCATATGGTATGGTACTGGGCGGGCCCCGACGCATATACCGATGCCGACGCAGCAGCCAAGGCCGGAGCAACCGCCGGTTTTCTCTTCCAGAAGGGAGCGATTGACTTCGCCGGTGGTACCGTTGTTCACATAAATGCCGCCATCGCCGGTTTGATTGGGGCCTTCATGGTTGGCAAGCGGGTTGGTTACGGCAGGGAATCCATGGCTCCCCACAGTTTGACCATGACCATGATCGGTGCGTCCCTTCTTTGGGTGGGTTGGTTCGGTTTCAACGCCGGCTCCAATCTTGAGGCTACCGGCCTTGCCGCCCTGGCCTTTGGTAACACGATGACCGCCACTGCCGCCGCTGCCCTTTCCTGGCTGTTTGCTGAGTGGTTCCTGAAAGGTAAACCTTCAATGCTTGGTGCCGCATCCGGCGCCGTTGCCGGACTGGTTGCCATTACCCCGGCGTGTGGTTGGGTCGGAATCGGTGGCGCCCTGGTGATTGGGCTGATGGCCGGTGTGATCTGTCTCTGGGGAGTAAACGGTCTGAAGAAGATGCTCGGTGCCGACGATGCCCTGGACGTCTTCGGAGTACACGGAGTGGGTGGAATTCTTGGTGCGCTGATGACCGCAATCTTTGCCAATCCTGATCTCGGCGGGGTCGGTGTCTACGATTACGTTGCCAACAAGGTTGCCGATTATTCGACCAGCACCCAGATGATCAGTCAGCTTTGGGCAGTTGGTACGACGCTGCTCTGGTCCGGTATTGTCTCGATCATCGCCTACAAACTGGTGGATATGGTGATCGGCCTGCGGGTCACCGAGGATGAGGAACGACAAGGACTTGACACCATCAGTCACGGTGAGTCTGCTTATAAATATTGA
- a CDS encoding acetyl-CoA C-acetyltransferase, whose amino-acid sequence MERVVIVSGARTAVGNFGGTLKDIPAVELGAEVIKEVLKSANIRPVLSKAMEAGKPAKLQDQGPIPLETTAAAWDQGAIPLTIDEVIMGNVLQTGQGQNPARQAMIRAGIPKEAAAFTINKVCGSGLKAITLAATAIMAGQAEAIIAGGMENMSLVPMALPKARWGYRMEVTGHGEITDLLVFDGLYEKFYGYHMGITAENIASKYGISRQEQDELSVLSHERARRAIQEGHFKKEIVPIIIKSRKGEMVVDTDERPMETSMEKMGRLRPVFTKDGSVTAGNASGINDAAAAVLVMSASKAKELGLKPILEIKGFASGGLDPAYMGLGPVPAIRTALQKAGMAMSDIDMIELNEAFAAQAIACMRELNIPLDLPNQVGSGISIGHPIGCTGARQVVTGMHMMQRLGKERGLFSMCIGGGMGMAMIAERIG is encoded by the coding sequence ATGGAACGCGTTGTCATAGTCAGTGGAGCTCGAACCGCCGTTGGTAATTTTGGAGGCACACTTAAAGATATTCCAGCGGTAGAGCTGGGTGCCGAGGTGATCAAAGAGGTTTTAAAAAGTGCCAATATCCGGCCGGTATTGAGTAAGGCGATGGAGGCAGGAAAGCCCGCCAAGCTGCAGGATCAAGGACCTATCCCGCTGGAGACCACGGCCGCTGCCTGGGATCAGGGGGCCATCCCTTTAACGATTGATGAAGTCATCATGGGCAATGTCCTGCAAACCGGCCAGGGCCAAAATCCGGCCCGCCAGGCGATGATCCGCGCCGGCATCCCCAAGGAAGCCGCCGCCTTCACCATCAACAAGGTCTGCGGATCGGGTCTCAAGGCCATTACGCTCGCGGCCACGGCAATCATGGCCGGACAGGCTGAGGCAATAATCGCCGGCGGCATGGAAAACATGTCCCTGGTGCCGATGGCCCTGCCGAAGGCCCGCTGGGGATACCGCATGGAGGTCACCGGCCACGGCGAAATCACCGACCTTTTGGTCTTCGACGGTCTGTATGAGAAATTTTACGGCTATCATATGGGCATTACCGCCGAAAATATCGCCAGCAAATACGGCATCAGTCGCCAGGAGCAGGACGAATTGAGCGTTCTCAGCCACGAACGCGCCCGCAGGGCCATCCAGGAAGGCCACTTCAAGAAAGAAATCGTGCCGATCATCATCAAATCCCGCAAAGGTGAGATGGTCGTCGACACCGATGAAAGGCCGATGGAGACCTCCATGGAAAAAATGGGCAGACTCCGCCCGGTCTTTACCAAGGATGGCTCGGTCACCGCCGGCAACGCCTCCGGCATCAACGACGCCGCCGCCGCCGTGCTGGTAATGTCGGCCTCCAAGGCCAAAGAGCTTGGCCTGAAACCGATCCTTGAGATTAAGGGCTTTGCCTCGGGCGGCCTTGATCCCGCCTACATGGGTCTCGGCCCGGTACCGGCCATCCGCACAGCCCTGCAGAAAGCCGGAATGGCGATGAGCGACATCGACATGATCGAACTGAACGAGGCCTTCGCCGCCCAGGCCATTGCCTGCATGCGTGAGCTGAACATCCCCCTCGACCTGCCCAACCAGGTGGGCAGCGGCATTTCCATCGGCCATCCGATCGGCTGCACCGGCGCCCGCCAGGTGGTAACCGGCATGCATATGATGCAGCGGCTCGGCAAGGAACGCGGCCTGTTCAGCATGTGCATCGGCGGCGGCATGGGCATGGCGATGATCGCCGAACGTATCGGCTAA